The Streptomyces venezuelae genomic interval GACGTTTTTGGTGGCGGGTGCGACCGGCACGGTCGGGCGGCAGGTCGTCGCGGCGCTGAGGGATGCCGGTGCGCCGGTGCGGGCGCTGACCCGGCGGCCCGGGGCGGCGACGTTCGGTCCGGGGGTCGAGGTCGTCGGCGGAGACCTGACCGACGTGTCCTCGCTGGCGTCGGCGCTGCACGGCGTGACCGCCTTGCACCTGATCAACTTCGGGGGAGACGACTACGCCCCACTGGAGAACGGCGGGGAGCTGGTGGCCGTGATCGAGTCGGCGGGGGTACGCCGGGTGACCATGCTGGCCGGCTGGTCGGAGTCGACTCTGGAGCCGGCCGTGCGTGCGTCGGGTCTGGCATGGACCACGGTGGCGCCGACCGAGATCATGGCCAACGCCCTCGAGTGGGCGGACGAGGTACGCCTTGGACGGGTCGAGCGGCCGTACGGGGACTCTCGCACCGCGATGGTGCACGAGGGGGACATCGGCGCGGTGGCCGCAACGGTTCTGCTGGAGGACGGGCACGCCGGTGCGGAGTACCTGCTGACCGGCCCGGAGCGGATCTCGCTGCGGGAGAAGATCGCCGCGCTGGGCTCTGCGGTCGACCGGAAGGTGGAGTTCGTGGAGCTGACACCGGACCAGGCGCGGGTAGCGATGCGGGCGCAGGGCGTGCCGGAGCACATGATCGACTTTCAGCTGGAGGTGTTCGCCGACCCGCCGGCCGAGTACAACACCCCGAACGGCGTGGTCGAGAAGGTGACCGGACGCCCGGCGCGCACGTTCGCGCAGTGGGCTCAGCAGAACGCGGCCGCGTTCCGCTGAGCTCGGCGTTGGGTTCATTACGTCGAACGGCGGCTCGTAGTTGGTTCCTCACCGGGGGATTCACCAGCTGTGAGCAGCCTCCGCCTGATTCCGTGCATCCGGCCGAGCAGTGCACGTGAAGCAGCCGGAGGCTGGGCGGGTGGGTGTGCTGGGCGGGGAGCCGAGCGGTGAGGCGTTCGGGTTGCTGCCAGGCCGTTCCGGAGTGCGGTCGGTACCGGCCTCAGCGTGCCGGGCGGTAGGTCGCGATGATCACGCCGCTGCTGGTGGGCTGGGCGCTGATCAGCTCCAGCTTCTTCAGTGCGGCGTCGTCGGCGAACAGCTTCTTGCGGCCTTCGCCGGCGACGACCGGGTGGATCAGCAGGACCAGCTCGTCCAGCAGGTCCTGATCGAGGAGCGAGCGCACCAGCGTCGGGCTGCCCGCGACGGTGATGTCCTTGCCCTCGCCCGCCTTGAGCTCCTTGACCGCGGCGGCCAGATCGCCCTTGACCAGCGTGCTGTTGGACCAGTCGTCGACGCCGTTCAGAGTCGAGGAGACGACGTACTTCGGCGACTCGTTGATCCACTGGGCGAAGCCGGCGTCCTCACCGCTGGTCACCGTCGGCCAGTACCCGGCCCACTCGGTGAACGTCACGCGGCCCAGCAGGATCGTGTCGGCAGTCTCCAGCGTGCCGGCCAGCGCCGCGCCCATCTCCTCGTCGAACGCGAACTGCCACTGGTCGGGCGACTGGACGACACCGTCGAGCGAGACGAACAGACCCGAGACGACCTTGCGCATGATTCCTCCATCACGATTCCGGGCGGCGAACCGGCCCGGTTGGGCTACGTCAGGAACACTAAGAGGGCGCCACGGGTGAAGTCTTGTACAGAAGCGACAGCGGCTCCGCCGTGTCCGGCACGGACAGCTGCGTGGCCGTCCGTCCGACGTACCGCTTCAAGGAACGCGCCAGGTGAGGCTGGTCGAAGTACCCCAGCAGATGGACGACCTCCTGGGCGGCCACCCCCTCCTGGATCAGTACCGCTGCCTGGCGGGCGCGGTGGATCTGCCGGACGGCGCCCTGGGTCTGGCCGGTCGCCGCGACGAAGCGCCGTTGCAGGGTGCGGTCGGATACGTCGGGGGCGGCGCCTTCGAGCACGGAGGGTACGACCGGGTCCAGGTCCACGATGCCCTCGCGCACCATCCGCCGTACGAACGCCTCGGCGTTGTCGTAGTCGGGGACGTGCCAGGCGGACCCCTTCAGCCACAGCGAGCGCCGCGTCAGGTCGGGGATCGCCGCGCTGCCGCCCACCAGCGTGCTGACCGGGATGTGCGGCATCGACGTGCCCAGCGCGAAACTGATCCCGAAGAAGTCGGCGTCCGCGGGGACCGGCGCCCGGCTCGCCCTCGGCTCCGGACCGAGCACGGCCGCCTGTATCTCACCGCGGTGCTCCCAGAACACCAGCTCCCAGTGCGATGTCGCGACCGACATCATCCGGCCGACGTCCTCGCTGCGGCTGCGCCACACCCGCTCGATGTGCGGCAGCTCCGACGGCCGGCTCTCGATCACCAGACCCAACGTGGTCCCCCCTCACACAGCACACAGGCACACCACCCCCTGCTGAGGCCGCCAGTCTGACACGGGCCCGTCCCTTCGCGAGCGGACCGCTGCCCGGTCGTCCTCCGCCCGTCACAGATGGCCGTGGACCAGGGCGACGGGGTCGGGTCGGCCGGCAGGGTGTCATCGAATCGACCGCCGAATCCCGCTCGGCCGCGTCCACGCCGAACTCGGCGCCGAGCCCCGCACGCCCGCCGCCGTCGCGACTGCGACTGAGCCTGGCCCGACACCAAGAGCGAGGCGGTGCTGCATGGCGGCGATGCTCCAGATCCTCGGCGGGAACGGATGTCTCGGGATCCGGAGGCCAGGGAGCGGCCCGGCGGCACCGGGGGAGGACAGCGGAACCTGAAGCGGCTTATCGAAGAGGAAGGGTCGGAGCCGCGCAGGCGCAGGTCGGATCGTAGGGTGATGCCATGCCCAGAACCTCTCCCACAGTCGCTTTCGACGCCCTCCTCGCCGGAAACAGGCGCTTCGTCGAGGGCAGGCCCGCGCACCCGAACCAGGACGCCGCCCGCCGCACCGAGCTCGCTCCCGGACAGGACCCGTTCGCCGTCATCCTTGGCTGCTCCGACTCACGCCTCGCCGCCGAGATCATCTTCGACCAGGGCCTCGGGGACCTGTTCGTCGTCCGGACCGCCGGTCACGTCGTCGGGCCCGAGGTGCTGGGCAGCGTCGAGTACGCCACCACTGTTCTTGGGGCCCGCCTCGTCGTTGTCCTCGGGCACGACTCGTGCGGTGCCGTCGCGGCCGCTCGTGCGGCGGTCGATGACGGCTTCCCCGTCGGCGGTTTCGTCCGCGACGTGGTGGAGCGCGTCATGCCGAGCGTCCTGGCCGCTCGCGCCGCCGGCCTGACCGCCGACAGCGACATCATCGACGAGCACATCCGCCACACCGCGGACCTGGTGCTCGACCGCTCCCGGATCCTCGCCGACCAGGTCGCGGCCGGCGAGACCGCCGTCGTCGGTCTGGGCTACCAGCTGGCCGAGGGCAGCGCCCGCGTCGTGACCGCGCACGGCGTCGACGTCGGCGAGACGGCCTCCGTCCGGGGTACCCCGGACCACTGACGGTTCCGGCAGGACCGGACTCGCCCCGGTTGCCACTGCGACGGGCCTCGAGGTGTCCCGCGCTGAGGCCCGGGGCGACGCTGCGCGCCGGTTGTCTCCGGCGGATCGGCCCGCAGCCATGCAATTGGGCCAGGGGGAGCGGTGCTCCTCAACGGCCGAACCGGTGTGTGGGTCCGGGGCCGGGGCCGGTGGGTACTGGAGTCCGATGACGTCCGACCGCGCGACGAGCCTTCGCCGACCTGCCCGCAGGCTCTTCGAACGGTCCGGCCTCGACCTCCACCGGGACGGTGCGATCGGGGCAGAGCGGTCCGGTTGCCAAGAGGCCGATCCGGAGGCGAAGGAGAACCTTCGGTACGAGCGGACGCTTTCCCAGGGCGCCGTCGTACGCGGCACGGTCCGCCTGACGAGCTCCTGCACCGGCACGGGCCGCCGTCGTCCCCTCTTCCGCTCTTCCGCTCGTCCGTCAGGCCGATCACGTGTGGGTTTTGCGGATCTCGAACCCGTACCACTCGTCGGCGTTGGTGGAGAAGTAGAGCACTGGCTTCTGCCCGTTCTCCGCCACTCCCAGATTCGCGATCTGCGTATCCGCGAACGACCCGCCGGCCTCGACGTACAGGAGGATCTCGTCCACCTTGTCGCCGGGGTACCTGGGCTCCCAGGTTCCGCTTCCGGACAGCTTTCCGTCGCCGGGTGGGGGATCGCTGAAGGCGAAGACGATGGCACTGCGGGGAATGCCGGACATCTCGAACCGGCCGTTCGTGTGCAACTCCACCCGGGCGCCGTCGTCGCCCGTCCACGTACCGGCTATCCGCGTGCGTTCGATCTTTTCGGGCCGCTCGACGATCCCGGCGATGCAACCTCCCATGCCCAGCAGGAACACCGCCGTCACGGCGGTGACCGCTCTACGCCGGGAACTCCAGGTCATACTGCATCCCCATCTCGCTCGCGCAACTCCGGACCGCATCCTGCGGCCGGTAACCTGCGGCTGGATTCAGACGCAAGGTACCCCCAGCCTCGGTCGCGCCCACAGCCGCCCCTCGCACACCAAGGCCGTCGGCATGATCGGCCGGGCAGCTCCTGGCCGATGTCGAAGGATGAGCCGCTCCCGATGCCGCGCACGGAGCGGGAACGCGCGCTCGTCCACGTCGTGGTCCGCGAGATCCACGACGCGCACCACCGCAACCAGGCCCTGGCCGAGGAGATCTGCGGGCTCATGAACCAGTACGGCCCGGCGGTCCTCCTGCGCCGGTGTGGAGCCGAGCTGCCCGCCCCGTCGAAGCCCTGACCGCCCAGTGCGCGGCGACGCACGCCACCCCCTGTGGTGACACCGACTGGCCCCGACGGACGCGGCGGCCGTGCTGTTGCGGGCGGTCCGGGAAGACCGCCCGCAGACGTCGGCGGAACTCATCACCGCCGCCCTTGACGGTGCCCAGGGACGGCCGTGGGATGGGGGTGTCAGCCCTGAGGCACCGCGATGAACGCCTCCTTCGGTGTGGCAGTCGGGGTGTAGCGGGACGCGGCGGGCGCGGTCGGGAACAGATCCCGGTGGATCACCTTGGCCACGGCCTGGATGGTGTTCACGCCGTAGTTCATCGTGCTGTTGCCGTCGGTGAGCACGGTGATGGTGTAGTCGTGGCCCCCGCCCTTGAACGTGCCGATGCTGTGCACCCGCCAGCCGCGCGTGGAGCGCTGCAGCCAGCCGTTCTTGACCTGCTTCGACACGGAGGAGGGTGCGCCGGCCGGGGTTCCCCACCTCTGCGAGGTGATGACGCGCCCCATGAGCTTGAGGATGTAGGCGCGGGAGTTGTCGCTCAGGACCGAGTTCCTGGCGGTGATCAGCGAGAGGAGCCGCTGCTCGTCGGTGACGTTGATCCGGGTGAGCCCCCAGTAGCCGCCGGACCCCGGCACCGTCCGCGTCATGCCGGCGGCCGCCAGGAAGCCCTTCACCTTGCTGACGCCGAGCTGGTTCCACAGGGAGGTGGTGGCCGCGTTGTCGGACTTGGTGATCATGGCGGTGGCGAGGTTGGACTCGCGTGTCGTCAGGTACCGGTTGGTCTTCTTGGCGTCCCACAGGAGCGTGGCGAGGACGGTCACCTTCACGATGCTGGCCGAGTCGTACGAGGTCGTGGCGCGCAGGGTGCAGGTGGTGTTCGTGGAGCGGTCGCGCAGGCCGACGGCGACGGTACCGGTGCGCGTGGCGAGGGCGGCGGTGATGTCCCTCTGAAGCTTGGCGGCGAGCCCGGCCTTGCCCGACGTGCAGCTGACCCGCGGCGCCGTGGCGGCGGAAGCGGGCGCCGCGCCCGCGACGACGGGCACGAGCACCCCGGCAGCAACTGCGGCAGGAAGCACGCGGGCGCGCAGGAATATGTGGTGAGTCATGTGGGTCCCCCTGGAAACGAAACGAACGCGCTTACGGTGCGCACTCGCCTTAGATGACTCCCCAGCGTGCGGATGGTTGTACGAATCCAGCGAAACCGGGGGATCGGGCGCCCCATGGACATGATTCCGCCGCGGGGAAGGACCGGGCCGCAGGTCCTGTGACATGCCGTCCGGTCACTCCGGCGTCGGCATCGGCGTCGGTGTCGGTGTCAGCGTCCGGAGTCCTGAGTCGGTGCGACTGGAGGGACTGGTCGAAGAGGCCTGCTCCGGCAGCCGTGCTTCGGCCAGGTCGCGCCGGAAGAAATGGTTTGAGTACGGGCGGCGGCACCGGCAGGATCGGGCGACACCGATGAGTTCCTCCCGGCGCTGCGGTCTGCCGGTGTGGCCGGCCACGTACGGAGGACACTCACATGACGGAAGGCACCATGCTCGCACCACACGCAGCACCCACCCTCTCGCCCGGCCGTGTCACCGCCGTGCTGAGGATCCTCGTGCTGTCCACGTTCGTCGTCCTCCTCAACGAGACGATCATGGTCAACGCGATCCCGCGACTCATGCGCGAGTTCGAGGTCACCGCGGCGGCCGCGGGGTGGTTGTCCACGGCCTTCATGCTCACCATGGCCGTCGTCATCCCGGTTACCGGGTGGTTCCTCCAGCGCGTGACGACCCGGACCGCCTTCGGCCTGGCCATGGCGCTGTTTCTCGCCGGCACGGCCCTGGCCGCGGCGGCGCCCGCCTTCCCCGTGCTCCTGGTCGCCCGCGTCATCCAGGCCGGCGGCACCGCCGTCATGATGCCGCTGCTCATGACGACACTGATGACGCTCGTGCCCCCGCACGACCGTGGCCGTGTGATGGGCAACATCACCCTCGTCATCTCCGTCGCACCCGCCCTCGGCCCCGCCGTGTCCGGCGTGCTGCTCCAGCTGGGATCATGGCGCCTGCTGTTCCTGGCGGTACTGCCCATCGCCGGAGCCATGGCGGTGTTCGGTCAGCGCAGACTGGTCAACGTCGGCGAGCCGCAGGCCGGCCCGATCGACTGGCTGTCCGTCCCTCTCGCGGCAGCGGGTTTCGGCGCCCTGGTCTACGGTCTGAGCGGCCTCGGTGCCGGGGGCGAAGCCTCGGCGGTCGTGCCTCCGGAGGTCACGACCCTGGTCGGTGCGGTGCTGGTAGGCCTGTTCACATGGAGACAGCTGGCGCTGCAGCGCTCGTCCACACCGCTGTTGGACCTGCGGGCCCTGACCTATCGTCACTTCTCCGTGGCGCTCGGCCTGATGTGCCTGTCCTTCATGGCGCTCATGGGCGCGTTCATCCTGCTGCCGATCTACCTGCAGGAGGTGTGCGGCCTGACCTCACTGCAGACCGGGCTGCTCCTCATCCCCGGCGGCCTGACCATGGGCCTGCTCGGACCACAGGTCGGAAAGCTCTACGACCGGCTCGGCGCACCACGGCTCGTCGTGCCCGGAGCCGTACTCACGGCGCTCTGCCTCGCGCTGTTCGCCCTCATGGGCGAAGCGACCTCGCCGTGGCTGGTGCTCGCCGTTCACGTGGCACTGAGCGCGGGCATGGCGTTCGTCTTCACCCCCGTCTTCACGTCCGGCCTGTCCGTCCTTCCGCCGCCCCTCTACCCCCACGGCTCCGCGATCCTGGGCTCGCTGCAACAGGTCGCGGCCGCCGCCGGCACCGCCCTGGTCATCAGTGTCATGTCGGGACGCGCCGCCACGGCGGCGGCCGACGGCGCCGACCCCACGGACGCTCTGGCCACGGGCATCCGGTGGGGATTCGGCATCGGCGCCGTGCTCGGGGGACTGACGGTGCTGGTCGCGCTGCTGGTCCGCACTCCGCCCGTTCCGCAACAGCCCGGTGCGCCGGAGGTCCAGGACGAAGACGGCACCGCGACGGACAAGACCGCCGCTACGCCCACCTAGTGGTCTGGCGGTCTTGGGCGAGGGTCGCCGACGGCTCTGGTGCACGCGCCCGGGGCCGCGTCGGGCCTCCGCGGGCACTCCTGGAAGGGACCCATCTAGGATGACGACCGCGCGTGGACGGCGCATTGCGGCAGACGTCCTGTGCGGTCGTGCCGGTGGCGCGGTCCTTCGTCCGTGGGTCGTCCCTCCGTGGGGCGTCCCACCGGATGCATCCGGGTAGAGGTCCTACGGGGGAGATTTTCGGTGTTCGGAATCATCAGGCCATGCCGTCATCGGCTGGGCGAGGGCTTGCGTACCGAGTGGATGGCGCACTTGTGCGGGCTGTGCCTGACGTTGCGCGGCGAGTACGGGCAGTTCGCGAGGGTGGCCACCAACTACGACGGCCTGATCGTCTCGGTACTGACCGAAGCGCAGTCGGAGCGAACCGGCGACTGGCGGCGAGGGGCCGGTCCCTGCCCGCTGCGCGGGATGCGGTCGGCGGACGTGGCGCAGGGCGAGGGTGCGCGATTGGCCGCGACGGTGTCGCTGGTGCTCGCCGCAGCGAAGATACGTGACCATGTCGCCGACGGTGACGGTCTGTTGGGGCGCCGCCCCGTGGCGATGGCGGCACGCCGGATCGCACACGGCTGGGATCGTGCGGGTGCGGCGGGTGGCGACCGGCTCGGCTTCGACACCTCGGTGCTGCTCGAGGCTGTCGAGCGCCAGCCGCAGATCGAGCGGTCGACCGGGCGGGGCGGCTCGTTGCTGACGGTCACGGAGCCCACGGAAACGGCGACCGCCGCGGCCTTCGCGTACACCGCCGTACTCACGAACCGCCCGGACAACGCGGAACCGCTGACGGAAGCCGGCCGGCTCTTCGGTCGGCTGGCTCATCTGCTTGACGCCGTGGAGGACCTGGACGCGGACGAGGCGTCGGGTGCGTGGAACCCGATCGCCGCGACCGGCGCGGACCGTGCTGAGGTGCGCAGGCTCTGCGACGACGCCGTTCACGGAATCCGGCTTTCCCTGTCCGACGCCGAGTTCGTCGACGGGCGGTTGGTGCAGGCCCTTCTGGGCGGCGAGTTGGAGCGCGCTGTCGACCGGGTCTTCGACCCCCGGCATCGCCACCATCGCCACCATCAGCACAGCAAGCAGGCACGTGGCCTGCGCATACTGCCTTGGCTGGGCCGTCGTACGGCGACGGAGGAGCCCTCGCAGACCGGCAGTGGCGCGGCTTGCGGAGTCGGAGCGCTGGCGGGTGCGGCCCCGGAGGGCGCGCCGACGGCGTCGGGCCGACCGCCGGAGGGGGAGTGCCGCCGGTGTCGTGAGCAGCGGCGCCTGTGTGCCGATTGCAGGCTCTGCTACAACTGCTGCCGCTGCGACGACGACGCGGACTCGGGTGAGGGAGAGTCCTGGCAGTTCGGCGACGGCAACCGCCAGGGCGGCTCAAGCCGGGACGCCTCCGGCCGGGACGGTTCTGGCAGGGACGGTTCCGGGGGCGACGGCTGGTTCGGCGGGCACGGCGGCGGTCACTCGGGAGGATCCTCCGGCGGTTCGGGCGGAGGCCACTCGTCCGGTGGCTCCGGTGGCTCCGGTGGCTCCGGTGGTTCAGGCGGGGGCTCGGGTGACGGCTGTGGCGGGGGTTGCTGCAACCCCTGCAAGTGCTGCTGCGACTGCTGCGACTGAACAGCGGACGAACCGTGCGGGGCCCCCGAAGGGGAGCCGGGTACGGGAGCTTCCCGGCAATGCGTTCGGGGGCGGCGGCGCGGCATCCCCGACGCCCGACTGCCACGGCGAGCCGGAGACCCTCGGGTGGCGACCTGCGCTCCCGTGCGACCAGGAGGGCCTGGCCGCCGGGAGCGTCCGCCTCGTGCGGGAGGACCTAGGGCCTCCCGCATGCGTCGGGACCGGTGACTCAGCCCACGGTCCACTTCTGTGCCGTGGTGCCGTTGCAGGTCCAGGTCTGCAGCCGGGTGCCGTTCGCCGTGTTGCCGCTCGGGATGTCCAGGCACTTGTCCGCCGCGACGTTCACGATGTCGCGGGCCGCCTCCACCCGCCATTTCTGGGCGCCGGTGCCGTTGCAGTCGTACAGCTGGAGCTTGGCGCCGTCCGCCGCGGATCCGGCGGTGACGTCCAGGCACTTGCCGAGTGCACGGATCGATCCGTCGGCGTTCACGGTCCATCGCTGGGCCGCGCTGCCGTTGCAGTCGTAGAGCTGGACCGGGGTGCCGTTCGCGGGGTTCGCCCCGGCCACGTCGACGCACTTGCCGCCGAGGCCGGTGATCGGGCCGCCGGTGCCGGTCGGCGGGGCGGGCTGGTCGTTCGTGACCCGGACGTAGTCGACGGTCAGGGTGTTCGGCAACGGGGTGCTGCCGTCCGGGTCGCCCGGCCAGTAGCCGCCGACGGCGAGGTTGAGGATGAGGAAGAACGGGTGGTCGAACACCCACTGCCGGCCGCCGAGATCGGCCGGTGTGCGCGTCTGGTACGTGACGCCGTCGACCTTCCAGACCAGCTTGTCCGGCGCCCATTCGACACGGAAGGTGTGGAAGCCGTCCGCGAACGGTGCGCCGATCGAGTGGCCGGCACCGATGCCGCCCGAACCCGAGTAGCCCGGACCGTGGATGGTGCCGTGCACGGTGTTCGGCTCGAAGCCGACGTTCTCCATCACGTCGATCTCACCGCTCTGCGGCCAGCCGACGCTGCCGATGTCGTTGCCGAGCATCCAGAACGCCGGCCACATGCCCTGGCCGCGCGACATCTTCAGCCGGGCCTCGAAGGTGCCGTACGTCTGGGTGAACTTGCCGGACGTGTTGAGCCGGGCCGAGGTGTACTCGCAACGGCCGTACCAGCAGTTGTAGTTGCCCGGGTTCTCGCGTCGCGCGGTGATGACCAGGTTGCCCTGGCCGTCGTGCGCGGCGTTGCGGGTCGAGTTCGTGTAGTACTGGCGCTCGTGGTTGTTCACGTTGTCGCCGGTCTCCAGGTTCCACTTGGAGCCGTCGACCGGTGTGCCTGCCGGGGCGTTGAACTCGTCGCTGAACGTGGTGGCCTGGACGCCGGCTTCGGCCGTGGCTGTTGAGGCCGAGGTTGTCGCCGCCATCGCGGACGGCTGGGCGGCGGGGCTCAGCAGAGCCACCACCGTGGCGCATCCGAGGCCTAAGGCCAGGAGAAGCCGTGATCGTCGAGAAGGTAGTGCGGACATCGATGTCACCGCCGACGGTCGGGTGTGTCGTGGACGGCAACGAACAGTGCCATTGTCTGGACCAAGCCGACAAGACCTTGAGTCGAATCCGCTCCCAAGCGGTTTTATTCGTTCGGGAGTTGTATGCGGGAGGGGTTGACGTGCCTGGGGCACCTCCATAGCTTCACACCTTAAAGAAAGAGCGAAGGTCCGCGCTCCCCCCACTGAAAGGTCTGTCAGGTGCATTACAGGAACAGCTCCTGGTCCGGCCCCCGCCGCGGGCGGCGCCCCCGCCGTCTCGCCGCTCTCGTGACCGGTGCCCTGCTCGCGAGCGGCCTGGTCATGACCGGTCCCGGCGTGGCCGAAGCCGCCGGTGAGCGCGTCGACGTCTGGCTGACCACCACCTCGGACGCCGGCGGCCGTACCGTCACGCGAGGTCTCGCCCCGCAGCCGCCGATCGCCTTCGGCCCCGCCGGCGGCAGCGCGAACCGCACCATCACCGTCGACGAGAACACCACCTACCAGCAGTTCGAGGGCGGCGGCGCGTCGATCACCGACACCACCGCTCACCTCCTGCGCGGCGGCGCGATCAGCACCGCCACCCGCGACGAGGTCATGCGCAGGCTCTTCTCGCCGACCGACGGCATCGGCCTCTCCTTCGTCCGCAACCCGATCGGCGCGTCCGACCTCTCCCGGCCCGGCAACATCTCCCTCGACGACACCTGCTGCGACCTGAACGACTTCGGGGCCAACGGCTACGACACCGATGTGCGGCTCCTCACCGTCCAGGCCAAGCAGCTCAACCCGGCGATGCGTCTCAAGGGCGTGCCCTGGAGCGCCCCCGGCTGGATGAAGGACAACGGCCGGATGGACCAGATGGGCTGGCTGAAGTGGGAGTACTACCCGCTCTACGCCCAGTATCTGGTCAAGTACGTCCAGAGCTACCAGGCGGCAGGCGTCAAGGTCGACTACCTCTCCGTGCAGAACGAGCCGAACTGCTGCCAGGCGGGCAACCCCACCGCCATGAACTACCCGGGCATGAGCTGGAACCCGTCCGGCCTCGTCGAGTTCACCAAGAACCACGTCTACCCGGCCTTCCGGGCCGCCGGGATCACCACCAAGGTCCTGGTGCACGACTGGAACTACGGCGACTACGCGAACTTCGGCTCCGGCGTCCTGAACGACGCGGGCGTGCGCAACGACCCGCTCTTCGGCGGCATCGCCTGGCACGGCTACGCCGGTGACCCCGCCGTCGGCAGCCAGGTCCACGACCAGTACCCGACGGTCAAGCAGTTCAGCACCGAGCACTCCGGCGGCACCTGGGTCGGCAACCAGCACAACGAGGACCTGAAGGACATCGTCGACTACGCCCGCAACTGGAGCAGCAGCCTGACGAAGTGGAGCCTGGCCCTCAACCAGGACATGGGCCCGCACAACGGGGGATGCGGCACCTGCACGGGGCTGATCACGGTCCAGGAGGGCGGCCCGCGCGCCGGGCAGGTCGACTACACGGTCGAGTACTACACGACCGGCCATCTCACCAAGTTCGTGCGCCCCGGCGCGTACCGCATCGCCTCCACGGCCGACTCCACCGTGCAGAACGTCGCCTGGCGCAACCCCGACGGGTCCAAGGCGCTCATCGCCCACAACGGCGGCGCCTCCGCCCAGTCCGTCCGCGTCGACTGGGGCGGTCAGTCCTTCACGTACACCCTGCCGGCCCGCACCACCGCCACCTTCACCTGGTCCGGTACGACGACGAACGCACCCGCGGGACCGCTGACCGGTCTCGCCGGGAAGTGTCTGGACGTGGCCGGCGCGGCCACCGCCGACGGTACCCCGGTGCAGCTCTACACCTGCAACGGCACCACGGCCCAGCGGTGGACCCTCGCCGCCGACGGCACCGTCCGGGCGCTCGGCAAGTGCCTGGACGTGACCGGGGGCGGGACCGCCGACGGCACCAAGATCCAGCTCCACACCTGCAACGGCACGGGTGCACAACGCTGGTCGTACAACGCCGCGACGCACGACGTCGTCAACACGGCGGCCGGCAAGTGCCTCGACGTCACCGGCAACGCCTCGGCGGACGGGACCCGCACCCAGATCTGGTCCTGCACGGGCGCCGCCAACCAGAAGTGGACCCACCAGCCCTCCTGACGAAGCAGCAGCCACCACCCCGTACCCCTCTCTCCAGGAGACCACCGCATGCCACATCCGCACCCCCTCCGTCGCAGGAGGGCCCGCGGCGCCCCGCCGCTCGCCGTCACCGCCGTGACCGCCGTCCTGGCCGGACTGCTCGGCGGAGCCGTACCGAGCGCCACCGCGTCCGCTCCCGGGGCCGAACCGGCGCCCCGGGCCGTCGACCGCTTCGAGGGCGAGATTCCCTTCGCCGGACCGCCCGCCGAGGGCCTGTTCACCTGGGGCAGCGACACCGACGACCACCCGGAGCTCACCCTCGCCGAGCGCGCCGACGCCCCCGAGGGCGCCAAGGTCCTCGAAGGGCGCTACGACATCAGCGGCTGGGGCGGTTTCACCCACGACTTCGCCTTCGACAAGCCGGCGCACGACTGGACCGCGTACAAGGGCATCCGCTTCTGGTGGTACGGCCAGAACACCGCCCCGCTGCCCCCCGGCTCCGGCAAGCGGATCAACTTCGAACTCAAGGACGGTGGCGCCAACGGCGAGGCGTCCGAGCTCTGGACCACTTCCTTCACCGACGACTGGGAGGGCTGGCATCTCGTCGAGATCCCCTTCTCGGAGTTCCACTACCGAGCCGACTACCAGCCGGTCGGCGGCATCGACCAGGTCCTCGGCCTGGACAAGATGTGGGGCTACGCGCTCACGCTGCCCACCGGCGCGCCGGGCGGCCGCTTCGCCGTCGACGCGATCGAGCTGTACGGCAAGGCCGAACCGGCCCTGAACACCAAGGTCGTCACAGGCGCCGTGGTGCACCCGG includes:
- a CDS encoding NAD(P)H-binding protein; its protein translation is MTFLVAGATGTVGRQVVAALRDAGAPVRALTRRPGAATFGPGVEVVGGDLTDVSSLASALHGVTALHLINFGGDDYAPLENGGELVAVIESAGVRRVTMLAGWSESTLEPAVRASGLAWTTVAPTEIMANALEWADEVRLGRVERPYGDSRTAMVHEGDIGAVAATVLLEDGHAGAEYLLTGPERISLREKIAALGSAVDRKVEFVELTPDQARVAMRAQGVPEHMIDFQLEVFADPPAEYNTPNGVVEKVTGRPARTFAQWAQQNAAAFR
- a CDS encoding dihydrofolate reductase family protein, translating into MRKVVSGLFVSLDGVVQSPDQWQFAFDEEMGAALAGTLETADTILLGRVTFTEWAGYWPTVTSGEDAGFAQWINESPKYVVSSTLNGVDDWSNSTLVKGDLAAAVKELKAGEGKDITVAGSPTLVRSLLDQDLLDELVLLIHPVVAGEGRKKLFADDAALKKLELISAQPTSSGVIIATYRPAR
- a CDS encoding helix-turn-helix domain-containing protein; translated protein: MIESRPSELPHIERVWRSRSEDVGRMMSVATSHWELVFWEHRGEIQAAVLGPEPRASRAPVPADADFFGISFALGTSMPHIPVSTLVGGSAAIPDLTRRSLWLKGSAWHVPDYDNAEAFVRRMVREGIVDLDPVVPSVLEGAAPDVSDRTLQRRFVAATGQTQGAVRQIHRARQAAVLIQEGVAAQEVVHLLGYFDQPHLARSLKRYVGRTATQLSVPDTAEPLSLLYKTSPVAPS
- a CDS encoding carbonic anhydrase, whose product is MPRTSPTVAFDALLAGNRRFVEGRPAHPNQDAARRTELAPGQDPFAVILGCSDSRLAAEIIFDQGLGDLFVVRTAGHVVGPEVLGSVEYATTVLGARLVVVLGHDSCGAVAAARAAVDDGFPVGGFVRDVVERVMPSVLAARAAGLTADSDIIDEHIRHTADLVLDRSRILADQVAAGETAVVGLGYQLAEGSARVVTAHGVDVGETASVRGTPDH
- a CDS encoding serine hydrolase; this translates as MTHHIFLRARVLPAAVAAGVLVPVVAGAAPASAATAPRVSCTSGKAGLAAKLQRDITAALATRTGTVAVGLRDRSTNTTCTLRATTSYDSASIVKVTVLATLLWDAKKTNRYLTTRESNLATAMITKSDNAATTSLWNQLGVSKVKGFLAAAGMTRTVPGSGGYWGLTRINVTDEQRLLSLITARNSVLSDNSRAYILKLMGRVITSQRWGTPAGAPSSVSKQVKNGWLQRSTRGWRVHSIGTFKGGGHDYTITVLTDGNSTMNYGVNTIQAVAKVIHRDLFPTAPAASRYTPTATPKEAFIAVPQG
- a CDS encoding DHA2 family efflux MFS transporter permease subunit; this encodes MTEGTMLAPHAAPTLSPGRVTAVLRILVLSTFVVLLNETIMVNAIPRLMREFEVTAAAAGWLSTAFMLTMAVVIPVTGWFLQRVTTRTAFGLAMALFLAGTALAAAAPAFPVLLVARVIQAGGTAVMMPLLMTTLMTLVPPHDRGRVMGNITLVISVAPALGPAVSGVLLQLGSWRLLFLAVLPIAGAMAVFGQRRLVNVGEPQAGPIDWLSVPLAAAGFGALVYGLSGLGAGGEASAVVPPEVTTLVGAVLVGLFTWRQLALQRSSTPLLDLRALTYRHFSVALGLMCLSFMALMGAFILLPIYLQEVCGLTSLQTGLLLIPGGLTMGLLGPQVGKLYDRLGAPRLVVPGAVLTALCLALFALMGEATSPWLVLAVHVALSAGMAFVFTPVFTSGLSVLPPPLYPHGSAILGSLQQVAAAAGTALVISVMSGRAATAAADGADPTDALATGIRWGFGIGAVLGGLTVLVALLVRTPPVPQQPGAPEVQDEDGTATDKTAATPT